TTCTCTGGAAACAACGACGGAGCGCCTGACGGTCTATGCGGCCCGTTGGCTAAAGGAGGCATTACGGTCAGGGGCCTATGCGGTCGACGCCACGGTGGGGAACGGTTACGATACCCTGTTTCTGGCGCATGAGGTAGGGCCCGCGGGACGTGTGCTGGGGTTTGATGTACAGAAGGTCGCGCTGACCAACGCGACCGAGATGCTCCGGTTCGCAGGTTTGTTGAACCGCGTCACGCTGGTGCTGGCCTCCCATGAGGATCTCAAGTATTACCTGCCTCCGGGACAGCAAGTCGCGGCAGGCATGTTCAACCTCGGTTACCTGCCCCGCGGCGACCGGCGGATCACTACGCGGCCGGAGAGCACCTTGACGGCCTTGGCCGCCCTCGTACCGCGCCTTGAACCCACCGGCCGGGTGACCCTGCTTTCGTACCGAGGACATCTCGGCGGCGAAGGGGAATACCAGGCTCTGGCAACTGCTTTCACCCAGGACACGGCGCTAGACGTCACCGAAGTCGCCGGGGCGGCTTCGCCCGAAGACGGCCCGCGCCTCTTTCTGGTCCGGCGACGGTAGAAGAGTTCGGAGTTCGGAGTTCGGAGCTCGGAGACGTCTTATCGTCGGGTCCAATCTCCCCCGAGGGCCAGGCTCTCACGGCGGGAAGACCGAACCATCCGCAGAACACGCAGAGAACGCAGAAAAGAGAAAACATCCACAGATTACACAGATTGACACAGATTAAGGGGACCAGGCGGCAACTCCAAGGTTGACACTCGCACCCGCTCCCCATGCTG
This sequence is a window from Verrucomicrobiota bacterium. Protein-coding genes within it:
- a CDS encoding methyltransferase domain-containing protein, with amino-acid sequence MPGISLETTTERLTVYAARWLKEALRSGAYAVDATVGNGYDTLFLAHEVGPAGRVLGFDVQKVALTNATEMLRFAGLLNRVTLVLASHEDLKYYLPPGQQVAAGMFNLGYLPRGDRRITTRPESTLTALAALVPRLEPTGRVTLLSYRGHLGGEGEYQALATAFTQDTALDVTEVAGAASPEDGPRLFLVRRR